From one Meles meles chromosome 18, mMelMel3.1 paternal haplotype, whole genome shotgun sequence genomic stretch:
- the ZNF287 gene encoding zinc finger protein 287, with amino-acid sequence MLASCKRMTSSSRAQVLLMWKPDKAQSGPHNIAKETLASRILRDTETCRQNFRNFPYPDLAGPRKALNQLRELCLKWLRPEIHSKEQILELLVLEQFLTILPGEVRTWVKSQYPESSEEVVALVEDLTQILEEEAVPQNSALPQETPEEDSKGRPAFQAGWLNDLVTKESVTFKDVAVDLTQEDWEIMRPVQKELYKTVTLQNYWNMVSLGLTVYRPTVIPLLEEPWMVIKEILEGPSPEWKTEAPECTPVTNTSTLVKTGTQTVKLEEPYDYDERFERHASDTYRKIATNERNFTLKSVLSKDDDPMEECLSKYDIYRNTFEKHSNLIIQFGTQSDNKTMYDEGRATFNHVSYGIVHRKIYPGEKPYKCNVCGKKFRKNPSFVKHQSTHTKEKSHECEECGKEFRHISSLIAHQRMHTGEKPYECHQCGKAFSQRAHLTIHQRIHTGEKPYKCDDCGKDFSQRAHLTIHQRTHTGEKPYRCLECGKTFSHSSSLINHQRVHTGEKPYICNECGKTFSQSTHLLQHQKIHTGKKPYKCNECWKVFSQSTYLIRHQRIHSGEKCYKCNECGKAFAHSSTLIQHQTTHTGEKSYICKICGKAFSQSANLTQHHRTHTGEKPYKCSVCGKAFSQSVHLTQHQRIHNGEKPFKCNICGKAYRQGANLTQHQRIHTGEKPYKCNECGKAFIYSSSLNQHQRTHTGERPYKCNECDKDFSQRTCLIQHQRIHTGEKPYACRLCGKSFTQSTNLIQHQRVHTGARHHN; translated from the exons ATGTTGGCCTCGTGCAAGAGGATGACCAGTTCTTCACGCGCCCAAGTCCTTCTCATGTGGAAGCCGGACAAGGCTCAGAGTGGACCCCACAACATTGCGAAGGAAACCCTTGCTTCAAGAATCTTGCGTGACACTGAGACCTGTCGACAGAATTTTAGGAATTTTCCATATCCAGACCTAGCTGGTCCTCGAAAGGCATTGAATCAGCTCCGAGAGCTCTGCCTTAAATGGCTGAGACCTGAGATTCACTCAAAGGAGCAAATCTTGGAGCTGCTGGTGCTCGAGCAGTTCCTGACCATCCTGCCTGGGGAGGTTAGGACTTGGGTGAAGTCCCAGTACCCAGAGAGCAGTGAGGAAGTGGTGGCGCTGGTGGAGGATTTGACTCAGATTCTAGAAGAGGAAG CTGTTCCTCAGAACTCTGCCCTTCCCCAAGAGACCCCAGAGGAAGACTCCAAAGGAAGACCTGCTTTCCAGGCAGGGTGGTTAAATGACTTGGTGACCAAA GAATCAGTGACATTCAAAGATGTGGCTGTGGATCTCACCCAGGAGGACTGGGAGATCATGCGTCCTGTGCAGAAGGAATTGTACAAGACCGTGACGTTACAGAACTACTGGAACATGGTTTCTCTGG GACTTACAGTGTACCGACCGACTGTCATTCCCTTACTGGAAGAACCATGGATGGTGATAAAAGAGATCTTAGAAGGCCCTAGTCCAG AATGGAAAACAGAAGCCCCAGAGTGTACTCCAGTTACAAATACTTCTACCCTCGTAAAGACTGGAACTCAGACTGTCAAATTGGAAGAACCATATGACTACGATGAGAGATTTGAGAGGCACGCATCAGATACCTATAGGAAAATTGCCACGAATGAAAGAAATTTTACTTTGAAGTCAGTCCTCTCAAAAGATGACGACCCTATGGAAGAGTGTCTTAGTAAATATGACATCTATCGAAATACTTTTGAAAAGCATTCAAACCTAATTATTCAGTTCGGTACCCAATCAGATAATAAAACTATGTATGATGAAGGCAGGGCAACCTTCAATCATGTTTCATATGGTATTGTACACAGAAAGATATATCCTGGAGAGAAGCCTTATAAATGCAACGTGTGTGGGAAAAAGTTTAGGAAAAACCCATCCTTTGTGAAACACCAAAGCACCCATACCAAAGAAAAATCTCATGAATGTGAAGAATGTGGGAAAGAGTTCAGGCACATCTCATCCCTTATTGCGCATCAGAGAATGCATACTGGAGAAAAACCATACGAATGCCACCAGTGTGGTAAAGCCTTCAGCCAGCGCGCTCACCTTACCATACATCAGAGaatccacactggagagaaaccctataagTGTGATGACTGTGGCAAAGACTTCAGTCAGCGCGCACACCTCACTATACATCAAAGGAcacatactggagagaaaccgtACAGATGCTTGGAATGTGGTAAAACTTTCAGCCACAGTTCATCGCTGATTAACCACCAGAGAGttcatactggtgagaaacctTATATATGCAACGAATGTGGGAAGACTTTCAGTCAGAGTACACACCTTCTTCAACATCAAAAAATACATACCGGAAAGAAACCATATAAATGCAATGAGTGTTGGAAAGTGTTTAGTCAGAGTACTTACCTCATTCGACATCAGAGAATTCATTCCGGAGAGAAGTGTtacaaatgtaatgaatgtggaaaagcctttGCTCATTCCTCAACTCTTATTCAACATCAGACCACGCACACGGGAGAGAAATcctatatatgtaaaatatgtggAAAAGCCTTCAGCCAGAGCGCAAACCTTACTCAACACCACAGGACTCATACCGGGGAGAAACCGTACAAATGCAGTGTGTGTGGGAAAGCGTTCAGCCAGAGTGTCCACCTTACTCAGCATCAAAGGATCCACAATGGAGAGAAACCCTTCAAATGCAATATATGCGGGAAGGCGTACAGACAGGGAGCCAACCTCACTCAGCATCAAAGGATTCACACCGGAGAGAAGCCGTATAagtgtaatgaatgtgggaaagcctttattTACTCCTCCTCACTTAATCAACATCAGAGAACTCATACTGGAGAAAGGCCCTATAAATGCAATGAATGTGATAAAGATTTTAGCCAGAGAACATGCCTTATCCAACACCAGAGaattcacacaggagagaagcccTATGCATGCCGTCTGTGTGGTAAAAGCTTCACGCAGAGTACAAATCTCATTCAGCACCAGCGTGTTCATACAGGTGCCAGACACCATAATTAA